Proteins co-encoded in one Chaetodon auriga isolate fChaAug3 chromosome 9, fChaAug3.hap1, whole genome shotgun sequence genomic window:
- the mrnip gene encoding MRN complex-interacting protein: MVQEFHVLRCFSCQTFQVQQVKKANRWTCKLCGEKQSLLKEFGRGSGADCRRHVQKLNAMRGALMEEQEHNIQLLKMQVEEDGEPEKHRADQVTQTQVSCWSKYLDAPEEAEPAEEEEERVLTDEQQLHGNGVIDRKWKRGRGWTDGREDGQTPEQSNWSRLTKNPVRPSATTRPTSLNHTSPPSKKSMNATSVSGGSLTRWACFLRSDCQVNEEREEPSLSGTQSVGGGASLFCNDIIHQTPPPTQPRPLLPVSSMFESGEDFSFDEFLTADKL, encoded by the exons ATGGTTCAGGAGTTTCACGTCCTCAGGTGTTTTTCTTGTCAGACCTTCCAGGTGCAACAG gTGAAGAAGGCGAACAGGTGGACATGCAAATTGTGTGGAGAGAAACAGTCGCTGCTGAAG GAGTTTGGGCGGGGCTCTGGGGCCGACTGCAGACGCCATGTTCAGAAGCTGAATGCCATGAGAGGAGCCTtgatggaggagcaggagcacaACATCCAGCTGCTAAA GATGCAGGTTGAGGAAGACGGGGAGCCTGAGAAGCACCGAGCCGACCAG GTGACCCAGACTCAGGTGAGCTGCTGGAGCAAATACCTGGATGCACCAGAGGAGGCGGAGCcagcggaggaggaagaggagcgcgTTTTGACAGACGAGCAGCAGCTCCATGGCAACGGCGTGATTGACAG gaagtggaagcgaggaagaggatggacagacggaAGAGAGGACGGTCAGACACCTGAACAG TCAAATTGGTCCAGACTAACGAAGAACCCTGTCAGACCCTCAGCCACAACCAGACCCACCAGTCTGAACCACACCAGTCCTCCCAGTAAGAAGAGCATGAATGCTACCAGTGTGAGTGGCGGCTCATTGACCAGGTGGGCGTGTTTCCTCCGTTCTGACTGTCAGGTgaatgaggagagggaggagccTTCGCTCAGTGGGACTCAGTCGGTGGGTGGAGGTGCCTCGCTGTTCTGTAATGACATCATCCATCAGACCCCGCCCCCCACCCAGCCCCGCcccctgcttcctgtttcctccatGTTTGAGAGCGGTGAGGACTTCAGCTTTGACGAGTTTCTGACAGCTGACAAGTTGTAA
- the sqstm1 gene encoding sequestosome-1, with protein MSVTVKAYLLGKDESVKEVRRFAVDQDVSCSFEYLSTKTAGVFSNLKNNGFNMYYRDEDGDLVAFSSDDELMMGLACMKDSTFRLFIKEKKEHRRDFPLHAFPPFIFGHPPPPPPGAPQAPPPHMTPPPALHPNVTCDGCDGPVVGTRFKCSVCPNYDLCSTCQARGTHTEHALLPIWHPLQWFPRGKWMKRMRHCMWNQNLSHAQNLSADQDQDQDQDQPGSSRPSAGGSAPSASQANVDFLKNIGEGVAAMLSPLGIDVDIDVEHEGQRTKVSPPSQSGGVERDMETGGASGEGGANNGGGVSSEGGADSEGGASMGSKVCRDSDEEWTHLSPREVDPSTGELQSLQPRDQNQVFPPEEQGPTGLKEAALYPHLPQEADPRLVESLSLMLSMGFTDEGGWLTRLLQAKNFDIGAALDAIQYAKQPRPHQP; from the exons ATGTCGGTGACGGTGAAGGCCTACCTGTTGGGCAAAGACGAGTCGGTGAAAGAGGTCCGGAGGTTCGCTGTGGATCAGGACGTTTCCTGCAGTTTCGAGTATCTGAGCACGAAAACCGCAGGAGTGTTCAGTAATCTGAAGAACAACGGCTTCAACATGTACTACAGAG ATGAAGATGGAGACCTGGTGGCGTTTTCCTCTGATGATGAGCTGATGATGGGTCTGGCCTGCATGAAGGACTCCACCTTCCGCCTCTTCATCAAAG AAAAGAAGGAGCACCGTCGAGACTTTCCTCTTCACGCCTTCCCTCCGTTCATCTTTGgccaccctcctcctccgccaCCCGGAGCTCCTCAGGCCCCACCCCCTCACATGACCCCGCCCCCCGCCCTCCACCCTAACGTCACCTGTGATGGATGTGACGGTCCCGTGGTGGGAACTCGCTTCAAGTGTTCGGTTTGTCCGAACTACGACCTGTGCTCCACCTGCCAGGCTCGAGGGACGCACACTGAGCATGCTCTGCTGCCCATCTGGCACCCACTGCAG tggTTTCCTCGGGGGAAgtggatgaagaggatgagacACTGCATGTGGAACCAGAACCTGAGCCATGCTCAGAACCTGAGTgcagaccaggaccaggaccaggaccaagATCAGCCTGGATCCTCCAGACCTTCTGCTGGAGGCAGCGCCCCTTCTG CCTCTCAGGCCAATGTAGACTTCCTGAAGAACATCGGCGAGGGCGTGGCGGCCATGTTGAGCCCGCTGG gtatCGACGTGGACATCGATGTGGAACACGAGGGCCAGAGGACGAAGGTGAGCCCTCCCTCTCAGAGTGGGGGGGTGGAAAGAGACATGGAGACGGGCGGAGCCAGTGGTGAGGGTGGAGCCAACAATGGGGGCGGGGTCAGTAGTGAGGGTGGAGCTGACAGTGAAGGCGGAGCCAGcatggggtcaaag GTGTGCAGAGACTCCGATGAGGAGTGGACTCACCTGAGCCCCCGAGAGGTGGACCCCTCTACTGGAGAGCTGCAGTCCCTCCAGCCAAGGGACCAGAACCAGGTCTTCCCGCCAGAAGAGCAGGGTCCAACAGGTCTGAAGGAGGCTGCTCTGTACCCCCACCTGCCCCAAG AGGCCGACCCCCGCCTGGTggagtctctgtctctcatgctGTCGATGGGCTTCACCGATGAAGGCGGCTGGTTGACTCGTCTCCTTCAGGCCAAAAACTTCGACATTGGCGCAGCACTCGATGCCATCCAGTACGCCAAACAGCCCCGCCCACACCAGCCCTGA
- the rnf4 gene encoding E3 ubiquitin-protein ligase RNF4, producing MSSSAQRKRTTGSPLVSRPSTKTSRGANANRAARRAANRTANRPSNRPANTSRTSAGDPAPPTETIDVMDNTEDSVEEVVDLTREGSEAAVVDLTNNDSVLLLDEGPQNSRVTTGESYVVSSDEDEDTPSVLNAAVMSSLHTNSSSRSIPGTISCPICLDSYSEIIESGRLFVSTKCGHVFCSQCLRDALTSSHTCPTCRKRLTHRQYHPLYI from the exons ATGAGCAGCTCT gctcagaggaagaggaccaCAGGAAGTCCTCTGGTTTCAAGACCCAGCACCAAGACCAGCAGAGGGGCTAATGCTAACAGAGCAGCTAGGAGAGCGGCTAACAGGACAGCTAACAGACCATCTAACAGACCAGCTAACACTAGCAGGACGTCTGCTGGTGACCCTGCCCCCCCCACAGAGACCATCGATGTGATGGACAACACTGAGGACA gtgtggaggaggtggtggatcTGACCCGTGAGGGATCAGAAGCTGCAGTGGTCGACCTGACCAACAACGACTCAGTACTG CTGCTGGACGAAG GTCCTCAGAACAGCAGAGTCACCACAGGCGAGAGTTACGTCGTCAGCAGCGATGAAGACGAGGACACGCCCTCTGTCCTCAACGCCGCAGTGATGTCATCGCTACACACCAACAGCTCATCCAG GTCGATTCCGGGCACGATCAGCTGTCCCATCTGCCTGGACTCCTACTCTGAG ATCATAGAGAGCGGCCGTTTGTTTGTGTCCACTAAATGCGGTCACGTGTTCTGCAGCCAGTGTCTGAGAGACgctctgacatcatcacacacCTGTCCTACCTGTCGGAAGAGACTGACCCACCGGCAGTACCATCCCCTCTACAtctga